TGTAACCAGTCCTTGCAATTTGCCGAATGCAATTACCGAACCCGTAAAGGTGACTCCGCCGACGATCACCGACAACGCCGTCGTCGACAGCGTAAAGGCGGGCATCTCCGGTTTCGCGACATACTCGGCGCTGGCCACCAGCAACGAAGCCAGGCCGCCGAAGCCATTCAACAGGGCGACCATCTGTGGCATGCCCGTCATTGGCGTCTTGACTGCCAGAAGTGCGCCAGCCAGCCCGCCGACAACAAAGCCAGCCACAATCAGTTCATAGGACTGCACATGCGGTTCAAAAATGGTCACGCCCATGGCAATCGCCATGCCAATCATTGACAGCAGGTTGCCTTGCCGCGCAGTTCGCACTGCGCTCAGGCGCTTGATGCCCAACACAAAAAGGACAGCTGAAATTAAGTACAGCAGATTAACGATGTCTTCCCGGTATTCGCCCATGAATTTGCTCGCCGACGGCGCTCCTATTTCCGCTTGAACATGCGCAGCATGCGCTCCGTCACCCAGTAGCCGCCGATCACATTGATCGTTGCGAATACCATGGCCAGGAAGCCGAGAATTGTATTCCAATCGTAGCCAAGCAAAACCTCAGCGCCGCCAGAACGGCTGCCAGCGCTCAAGATCGCTCCGACCACCGTGATGCCAGAAATTGCGTTGGATCCCGACATCAACGGGGTGTGCAAGGTCGGCGGAACTTTTGAGATCAGTTCAACGCCGAGGAAGATCGAGATCACGAAGATCGCGATCGCCATAATCACAGTCATTTCCATTGTAACCTACCCTGGTCGGTGCGCATCAGCCTAGCAGCTGTCTGGTTGCTTCGTGGATCACCTGGCCGTTGTGAGTGATCAACGCTCCCTTTACAATTTCATCTTCCTGGTTCAAAACCAGCGAA
This DNA window, taken from Leptospirales bacterium, encodes the following:
- a CDS encoding NAD(P) transhydrogenase subunit alpha, producing the protein MEMTVIMAIAIFVISIFLGVELISKVPPTLHTPLMSGSNAISGITVVGAILSAGSRSGGAEVLLGYDWNTILGFLAMVFATINVIGGYWVTERMLRMFKRK